One genomic segment of Actinoplanes ianthinogenes includes these proteins:
- a CDS encoding PadR family transcriptional regulator: MVRARRPSAQTILVLGALAEEPSVWRYGYELGQQVGLKAGSLYPILVRLHDRGLLESSWESEPSPGRPPRHLYRLTGDGLRWAAEVTAEAAPRGAVGPSRLQEA, from the coding sequence ATGGTGAGAGCCCGGCGCCCCTCGGCGCAGACGATCCTGGTGCTCGGAGCGCTGGCCGAGGAGCCGAGCGTGTGGCGTTATGGGTATGAGCTGGGTCAGCAGGTCGGGCTGAAGGCGGGCTCGCTCTATCCGATTCTGGTGCGGTTGCACGATCGGGGGCTGCTGGAGTCCAGCTGGGAGTCGGAGCCCTCGCCGGGACGGCCGCCGCGACATCTCTATCGGTTGACCGGGGATGGCCTGCGGTGGGCGGCTGAGGTCACCGCGGAGGCGGCTCCGCGCGGTGCCGTCGGACCTTCCCGGCTCCAGGAGGCGTGA